ACGAGGCCGCCGCCAAGTCGCACAAGACCGCGGCCGAGCACCACGAGAAGGGTGACGAGGCCACCGCGGCCAAGCACTCGAAGGAGGCGCACGGCCACTCCGAAAAAGCGCACGAGAGCTCGGCGAAGGCGCACAGCAAGAGCAGCGCCAAGAAGTAGTTCGCGCAATCGAGCCACGGCTGGGCGCGCGATCTTCGTGAGCCCAGTCACCTCACTCAAGAGGCCATTTCAGCTGATGGCGGCATAACCTGCGGCGGGTTTGGATATGAACGCGACGGTGAACAAGATCGAGCGGGAGATCGAGGCTGGGCGGGCGCGGCTCGACGGCGTGCTCAACCAGCTCCAGGATCGCCTCCACCCCGGTGCGTTCGTCGAGGACGTGCTCGGGACAGCAAGGCGCAGCGGTGCCGGCGGCGACCTCTACGACCTGTCCGTAGATGCTGTGCGACGCCATCCGATACCGGTGCTGCTGATCTGTGCCGGGTTGAGCATGCTTCTGGCGCGAGTCAAACAACCTGCGAAGCTGTCAGCCGGCAATCTACCATCGGCTTCGGTGCAGGGAGACGAGCGCCTCCGACGAGGCAGACGCGCGCGGATCTACCCGGAACCGATTTAAGTGTTCGGACTGTTTCGAAGCAGACCTCCTTCCTAGAAGACGCTGATATCTTCAACAAACGAATGAGTTCCGGTTAGAGGAGAGATCCGGGTCAGCGCCGATCCGGACCCTACCACCTTCTCAATCAAGGGTGGCGCAGGCAAGTAGCCGCCATCAGTACTCGCAAGGCGAACGCCTATGTTTGCAACGCTTGGTGACAGGAACGGATGAGGGTGATCAAAGGTCCTCAGCTTCTCGCAGCACGACTGTCTATCGCCTGGGCTCCTGCCGAGATGGCCAAGCGAGCCAAGGTGCCTCTAAGCGTCGTAACGCGAGCCGAGAGCAGCCCTGACGAACCGATGGTCACAATCGCGCAGCTGAATGCTCTGGTGCAGGCGCTTCGCACGGCCGGCGCCAGCTTTCCACCTCCAGCTACTGAGGCCGAGGCTGCTCCGATCAGTTAGTCTGCCGGCTCACAAGTACCATCAACGATGTGTGAAAACGCGTTTTGCCACCAACAGAGAACCTAAGCTGAGCTGGGTAAGTTTAGCTTCGCAGGAGACGCGGAGTGCACCATGTCAGACCCAGATGCCTTTGCCTGCGAGATCGCCGCGCTCCTCATCGCTGACCTAAAGACCTCGGGCGCGCGCACGCGACCCGAACTGGAAGAAGCGTGTCGTATCTCACTGAGGAGCCTTCTCGGCGACGCCGAGGTGCCACAGCAGATCGCCGTCCTGATGCCCATCGGGCTTGATCGCTGGCCTAAGGTCGTCGTGCAGCCGCGTAAGGTATCGGAGGACGAATAGCAGCCTATGAACGATCTCTCTGAGCTCCTCTTCACCAGCCCGTAATCAAATCAAGCGACGGGGCACTTACGGGCGTCTGCTGACTTTGAGGTTGGAGCAAGGTTGCGAACCTTGAGCGTTCGTCGACGTTCGGCCGTAAGCCTAATCCTACAACTCGCTCAACTCGCGCACTTCCCAACAGCAGAGCATACCTGTTCAAGGCCGCAAAATCGTGCTCGGCGTTACAGCAGCGCGAACGGCAGAACTGAGCTTTTATCGCCGAGGTTCTACCAGTATGTCAGCTGAGCCGAGTACCGCTTCACGCCAGCCAGCGCAGGTGCCGCCGCCTCTAGTCCCGGGTGTCCACGGGCTGCTCACCCTCGCCATCGGCGTGGTGCTGATCGCGGCTCTATACTTCGGCCGCGAGGTGTTCATCCCTCTCGTGCTGGCCGTGCTGCTCAGCTTCGTCCTGGGTCCCGTCGTCAACTTGCTCCGGCGGATCAAGCTCGGACGGGTGCCCTCGGTCATCGTCGCTGTCCTGCTCGCTCTAGGAATGCTGGGCGGCATCGGCGCGGTCATCGGTACGCAGGTGGCCGGGCTCGCCGGAAACCTGCCGCAGTACCAAGCCACCGTGCAGAAGAAGTTCGCCGGGCTGCAGCAAGGCTGGTTCGGCGAGGCCAACCGCCTCCTCCAGAAGTTCAACCACCAAGTGCGGGACGTGACCCAGAAGGCCGACGCCGTCGGTACGAGCGCGGCGACCGGGCCAGCTGGCGACACGCCCAAGCCGCAGCTCGTTCGCGTGCAGGAGCCCGAGCCCTCGCCGCTCGCGCTGGCCGAGAAGGTGCTCGGTCCCGTCGTTTCGCCGCTGACCGACGTCGGCATCGTCCTCGTCGTGGTGGTGTTCCTGCTCCTGCAGCGGGAGGATCTGCGCAACCGCATGATCCGCCTGTTCGGATCGAGAGACCTGCACCGCACGACAGTGGCCATGGACGACGCGGCGGGCCGGCTCGGCACCTACTTCCTCGCCCAGCTCGGTATGAACGCGGCCTTCGGTGTCATCGTCGGCGTCGGCCTCTGGTTCATCGGCGTGCCCAACCCGCTGCTTTGGGGCGTGTTCTCGGCGATCATGCGGTTCATCCCGTATATCGGCTCTTTTATCTCGGGCATCCTCCCGGTGGCATTGGCCGCCGCGGTCGACCCGGGCTGGTCGATGGTGATCGCGACCGCAGCGCTGTTCCTGATCGCCGAGCCGATCTTCGGGCAGGTGATCGAGCCGCTGCTCTACGGCCACTCCACCGGCCTCTCGCCCTTCGCGGTGATCGTCTCGACCCTGTTCTGGGGCTTCCTGTGGGGCCCGATCGGCCTGATCCTGGCCACCCCGTTCACCGTCTGCCTCGTGGTGCTCGGCCGCCACGTGGACAGCCTGGAGTTCCTCGACGTCCTGCTGGGCGATCGGCCACCGCTGACGCCGGTGGAGAACTTCTACCAGCGCATGCTGGCCGGCGACCCGGACGAGGTGCGTGACCTTGCCGAGGGCATGCTGAAGGAGCGCTCCCTGTCCTCGTACTACGACGAGGTGGCGCTCAAGGGCCTCCAGCTCGCCGCCAACGACTACGCCCGCGGGGTCGTGACGCCGGCGCAGCTAGACGGCATCCGCAACTCGGCTCGCTCACTGGTGGAGGATTTCGAGGGCCATCCCGACGCCGAGCCGGACGGCGAGGACAATGCGCTCCATCCGAAAGACACCCCGACGCTGGCCGAACGCGCGCACCCGAAGAACGAGGCCGTACCCGGCCAAGCCCCGCCGCGCGAGAGCCTGCCGGAAGCGTGGCGCGGGGAGGCGCCCGTCCTGTGCGTGGCGGGGCGCGGCCCCCTCGACGAGGCCTCCTCAGCGATGCTGGCCCAGTTGCTGCGCAAGCACGGGCTCGGCGCCAAAGTCATCGGCTACGAGGCCGTCTCACGGGACCGTATCCGCGATCTCGACCTGACGGGCGTGGCGATGGTGTGCATCTCTTACCTGGACATCAGCGGCAGCCCGGCGCACCTGCGCTACCTCCTGGAACGCCTGAAGCGGCGTGCGCCCGGTATGCCGGTTCTGGTCGGATTGTGGCCTGTAGGTGAGAAGGTGCTCACCGACGCCGCCCTGGGCCGACAGATCGGCGCGGACGTCTACGTGGCCTCGCTGCGCGACGGGGTCGAAGCCTGCTTGAAGGCGGCTCAGACGGCGACCGACTCGGCGACTAAACCGCACGAGCTGCAGGACGGTAGGAAACCGACAACGTCGGCGCCATCATCACTTCGGCTTGTTCCCTGAGACGCCTTCGCGGGAACAGCCGACAGCAACCAATTGGCTGCATATCCGCCTCGCGCACATCCCGACCACGTCCGCGGATGGTGGTGCCGAGATAACTCCTCCGCCGATTTTGGAGACACTTCGGTGTGTCTCCGGCGTCATCGCGGGCGAGTGTTTTACCCGGTTGAACGCGCCACCGAACCGACATTAGTTCCGTAAGCTGCCCTTATTCGAATGGCCGATCGCAGCCGGTAGCATCAGCTTACGGGACGTCGTCAAAGCCATCTGAACGACCGGGTTGGGCGCAAAGCCGAACGACCGGTTCTTCTCGCGTCGGCAGTTTGGCTTGGCGTAGTCTGGCCGAAAGCGGCTGGTCCGCTGTCGAGCGATGACGCCATTGAAGCGGACGTTCAACTCGCGCCCTGATCGCGTGACCAGCGTCGTACCCGGGGCAGGCCCGGTGAGGAGCCCACCACGGCGGAAGAGGACGTTCAGCGCCGCCCCGGTCGCTTGTATCAGCGGCCGAACGACATCGGCCAACGCCCATTGTCGAACTGAGGGCTTCCGCAGCCCGACTGTGCACAAAAAGCATCGCCGAGGTTTCATGGCCGCCGAACCCGTGTCGAACCTGCTGCGTCGGTCCGGACCGCCGGAACCTGTGTCCCACGTCGACCCGCCGCGGGCGTTGGACCCACGTTTCAGCGAGGTGGTGCCCCACCACGCCCGCCTCTTCTCGCTCTACGATCAGGCGATCTTCGGCGAAGGCCCAACCTGGTGGCCCGCCCAGAACATCCTGGTCTGGTCGGATGTTGAGGGCCGCCGTGTCCTCGGCTGGCATCCGGACGGGTGCGTGCGGGTGGTCATCGACGCGACCCCCTTCATCAACGGCAACACGGTCGACCGGAACGGCGACCTGATCCATTGCGAGCACGGCAACCGCCGCCTGTCCCGCACGACCCCTGGCGGGCGCTACGCGGCGGTGATCGAGACCTATGACGGACGCCGCTTCAACGCGCCGAACGACGTCGTCTGCGCTGCCGACGGCGCCCTGTGGTTCACCGACCCAGCCTACGGCCTGCGCCTGCCCAAGCAGGGTGTGTTGGCCGAGTCCGACCTCGGTCACCACAGCGTCTACCGCTTCGACCCGGCCACCGGCACCGTGCGGCGCATGGTCGATCTTGGCCAGCCGAACGGGCTCGCCTTCGCGCCGGACGGGCGCACCTTCTACGTCAGTGACACGTCCCGCACCGAGGGCGGCGACGGGCACACGATCTACGCGTTCCCCGTGTTGGACGATAGTAGTCTCGGGGAGCGGCGCGTCTTCGCCGAGGTCGAGCCTGGCGTACCGGACGGTTTCCGCGTCGACCGCCGCGGCTGGATCTGGACGAGTTCCGAGGCTGGCGTGCAGGTCTTCTCGGCGGAAGGCCACCGGCTCGGGCTGATCCCGACGCCGCAACTCTGCTCCAACTGCTGCTTCGGGCCGGGCGAGCGGCGGCTGTTCATCACGTCGAAGCAGCACCTCTACGCCATCGACCTCGCGGGCGGGTGAGC
This window of the Methylobacterium tardum genome carries:
- a CDS encoding DUF3618 domain-containing protein, whose product is MNKIEREIEAGRARLDGVLNQLQDRLHPGAFVEDVLGTARRSGAGGDLYDLSVDAVRRHPIPVLLICAGLSMLLARVKQPAKLSAGNLPSASVQGDERLRRGRRARIYPEPI
- a CDS encoding SMP-30/gluconolactonase/LRE family protein, which produces MAAEPVSNLLRRSGPPEPVSHVDPPRALDPRFSEVVPHHARLFSLYDQAIFGEGPTWWPAQNILVWSDVEGRRVLGWHPDGCVRVVIDATPFINGNTVDRNGDLIHCEHGNRRLSRTTPGGRYAAVIETYDGRRFNAPNDVVCAADGALWFTDPAYGLRLPKQGVLAESDLGHHSVYRFDPATGTVRRMVDLGQPNGLAFAPDGRTFYVSDTSRTEGGDGHTIYAFPVLDDSSLGERRVFAEVEPGVPDGFRVDRRGWIWTSSEAGVQVFSAEGHRLGLIPTPQLCSNCCFGPGERRLFITSKQHLYAIDLAGG
- a CDS encoding AI-2E family transporter yields the protein MSAEPSTASRQPAQVPPPLVPGVHGLLTLAIGVVLIAALYFGREVFIPLVLAVLLSFVLGPVVNLLRRIKLGRVPSVIVAVLLALGMLGGIGAVIGTQVAGLAGNLPQYQATVQKKFAGLQQGWFGEANRLLQKFNHQVRDVTQKADAVGTSAATGPAGDTPKPQLVRVQEPEPSPLALAEKVLGPVVSPLTDVGIVLVVVVFLLLQREDLRNRMIRLFGSRDLHRTTVAMDDAAGRLGTYFLAQLGMNAAFGVIVGVGLWFIGVPNPLLWGVFSAIMRFIPYIGSFISGILPVALAAAVDPGWSMVIATAALFLIAEPIFGQVIEPLLYGHSTGLSPFAVIVSTLFWGFLWGPIGLILATPFTVCLVVLGRHVDSLEFLDVLLGDRPPLTPVENFYQRMLAGDPDEVRDLAEGMLKERSLSSYYDEVALKGLQLAANDYARGVVTPAQLDGIRNSARSLVEDFEGHPDAEPDGEDNALHPKDTPTLAERAHPKNEAVPGQAPPRESLPEAWRGEAPVLCVAGRGPLDEASSAMLAQLLRKHGLGAKVIGYEAVSRDRIRDLDLTGVAMVCISYLDISGSPAHLRYLLERLKRRAPGMPVLVGLWPVGEKVLTDAALGRQIGADVYVASLRDGVEACLKAAQTATDSATKPHELQDGRKPTTSAPSSLRLVP